In one window of Cydia fagiglandana chromosome 10, ilCydFagi1.1, whole genome shotgun sequence DNA:
- the LOC134668043 gene encoding protein takeout-like: MRAFLIAVCCLAGVRADTLPSFIHPCSASDPNLNSCIEKSIALAGPTFAQGIPALGIAPLDPVQLGTVLVNNPSLKITFTETVVTGLSGFRVNSFKMHPDAGKAVFDFTANVTLKAHYDMNGQVLILPIKGNGQAKIKITNLNIVVKYDYETKQGHWVVTGYKDTYKMDRAQFKFTNLFGGNKQLAETTNRFTNENWSIIMQEIAPPAITEIIRKCIDEVKKLFAAIPATELLKA; the protein is encoded by the exons ATGCGCGCGTTTTTGATAGCGGTTTGTTGTTTGGCGGGAGTTCGGGCGGATACGCTGC CGTCCTTCATCCACCCCTGCTCAGCATCAGACCCGAACCTGAACAGCTGCATCGAGAAGTCCATCGCCCTGGCCGGCCCAACGTTCGCCCAGGGTATCCCAGCGCTGGGCATAGCTCCACTAGACCCCGTGCAGCTGGGGACGGTGCTGGTGAACAACCCCAGCTTGAAGATCACGTTTACCGAGACTGTTGTTACTGGGTTGAGCGGGTTCAGGGTTAACTCTTTCAA AATGCACCCTGACGCGGGCAAGGCGGTCTTCGACTTCACCGCCAATGTGACGCTGAAGGCTCACTACGACATGAACGGACAGGTGCTCATCCTGCCGATCAAGGGCAACGGACAGGCCAAGATCAAAATTA CGAACCTCAACATCGTGGTCAAATACGACTACGAGACCAAGCAGGGCCACTGGGTGGTCACCGGCTACAAGGACACGTACAAGATGGACCGTGCCCAGTTCAAGTTCACTAATCTCTTCGGTGGAAACAAACAGCTAG CGGAAACGACAAACAGGTTCACGAACGAGAACTGGAGCATCATCATGCAGGAGATCGCGCCGCCCGCCATCACGGAGATCATCAGGAAATGTATCGATGAAGTCAAGAAACTCTTCGCTGCTATTCCTGCTACGGAGCTGCTGAAAGCGTGA